The following are encoded together in the Arthrobacter sp. Y-9 genome:
- a CDS encoding GH1 family beta-glucosidase: MTRMSRPFPENFLFGAATAAYQIEGAAFDDGRTASIWDAFSRVPGAVVKGDTGDVACDHYNRYPEDVALMRELGLQSYRFSASWSRVRPDGGEVNPAGVAFYDRLVDQLLEAGILPWLTLYHWDMPQALEEKGGWTVRETSDRFVEYGLTLHDALGDRVKHWTTLNEPWCSSFLSYTAGVHAPGRYDVGDGLLAAHHLLLAHGRTIEALRERDDALECGITLNLTVADAADPQDPADLDAARRIDGQFNRWFLDPVLRGSYPEDTVADIRSAHPEAVTRWEAAVQDGDLAAVSTPLDWLGVNYYHGELVSGHAPRSADEQAPGGDAHVSRRTESPFPAAEGVHWVERGLPRTGMDWEVQPDGLRRVLQRVAESAPGLPLYVTENGAAYDDGLVDGRVPDTERTAFLRDHLGAVLEAIDAGVEVRGYFYWSLLDNYEWAWGYEKRFGIVRVDYETQERLVKDSGLEYRRIIAERTV; encoded by the coding sequence ATGACCCGTATGTCCCGACCCTTCCCGGAGAACTTCCTCTTCGGCGCCGCGACCGCCGCGTATCAGATCGAGGGCGCCGCGTTCGACGACGGCCGCACCGCCTCGATCTGGGACGCCTTCAGCCGCGTTCCGGGAGCCGTGGTGAAGGGAGACACCGGGGATGTGGCCTGTGACCACTACAACCGGTACCCCGAGGACGTCGCGCTCATGCGGGAACTGGGCCTGCAGAGTTACCGGTTCTCGGCGTCGTGGTCGCGCGTGCGGCCGGACGGCGGCGAGGTCAACCCGGCCGGGGTCGCGTTCTACGACCGCCTGGTCGATCAGCTGCTGGAAGCGGGGATCCTGCCCTGGCTGACGCTCTACCACTGGGACATGCCTCAGGCGCTGGAGGAGAAGGGCGGCTGGACGGTCCGCGAGACCTCGGACCGGTTCGTCGAGTACGGGCTCACCCTGCATGACGCGCTCGGCGACCGGGTGAAGCACTGGACGACGCTGAACGAGCCGTGGTGCTCGTCCTTCCTCTCCTACACCGCGGGCGTGCACGCCCCGGGCCGGTACGACGTCGGCGACGGACTGCTCGCCGCCCATCACCTGCTGCTCGCCCACGGACGCACGATCGAGGCCCTGCGCGAGCGTGATGACGCCCTGGAATGCGGCATCACGCTCAACCTGACGGTCGCGGATGCCGCCGATCCGCAGGACCCCGCTGATCTCGACGCGGCCCGGCGGATCGACGGACAGTTCAACCGATGGTTCCTCGATCCGGTGCTCCGCGGTTCGTACCCGGAGGACACCGTGGCGGACATCCGGTCGGCGCACCCGGAAGCGGTGACGCGGTGGGAGGCGGCCGTCCAGGACGGCGACCTCGCCGCGGTGTCCACGCCGCTCGACTGGCTGGGCGTCAACTACTACCACGGTGAGCTGGTGTCGGGGCACGCTCCCCGGAGCGCGGACGAGCAGGCGCCGGGAGGCGATGCCCACGTCTCCCGGCGCACGGAGTCACCCTTCCCGGCCGCCGAGGGGGTGCACTGGGTCGAACGCGGACTCCCGCGCACCGGCATGGACTGGGAGGTGCAGCCCGACGGCCTGAGGCGGGTGCTGCAGCGCGTCGCCGAGTCCGCCCCCGGCCTGCCCCTGTACGTCACTGAGAACGGCGCGGCGTACGACGACGGACTCGTTGATGGCCGGGTCCCCGACACGGAGCGGACCGCGTTCCTGAGGGACCACCTCGGCGCCGTCCTCGAGGCGATCGACGCGGGAGTCGAGGTCCGCGGCTACTTCTACTGGTCTCTGCTCGACAACTACGAGTGGGCCTGGGGATACGAGAAGCGGTTCGGGATCGTCCGGGTCGACTACGAGACGCAGGAGCGCCTGGTGAAGGACTCGGGGCTTGAATACCGGCGGATCATCGCCGAACGGACGGTGTGA
- a CDS encoding RNA polymerase sigma factor: protein MSQGVPDSLVPWVGRAQEGDPTAFEHLVTRLNGPLRSFARGVLGHWAEAEDAVQEAWLRIWRRLPHLKDRAAFTGWAYSITRNVCLDRIRSRDRLKADSLDAQILELAAPEDAQPEEQTERRLELERAWSRVAALPLAQREAFLLVAVHGLSYRDAALAMGTTETTLRGRLARARAALTTDPGEEATP, encoded by the coding sequence ATGTCACAGGGGGTTCCCGACTCACTCGTTCCCTGGGTGGGCCGCGCCCAGGAGGGTGATCCGACCGCCTTCGAACACCTCGTCACGCGCCTGAACGGCCCCTTGCGGAGCTTCGCCCGCGGCGTGCTCGGGCACTGGGCGGAAGCCGAGGACGCCGTCCAGGAGGCCTGGCTGCGCATCTGGCGGCGGCTCCCCCATCTGAAGGACCGTGCCGCCTTCACCGGCTGGGCGTACTCGATCACCCGCAACGTCTGCCTGGACAGGATCCGTTCGCGGGATAGGCTCAAAGCCGACTCGCTCGACGCTCAGATCCTGGAGCTCGCGGCCCCCGAGGACGCGCAGCCCGAAGAGCAGACCGAGCGCAGACTGGAACTGGAGCGGGCGTGGAGCCGGGTGGCCGCGCTGCCGCTCGCGCAGCGCGAGGCGTTCCTGCTGGTGGCCGTGCACGGACTGAGCTACCGGGACGCCGCACTCGCCATGGGGACTACCGAGACCACCCTGCGCGGACGCCTGGCACGGGCCCGCGCGGCCTTGACCACCGATCCTGGAGAGGAGGCGACGCCATGA
- a CDS encoding DUF2273 domain-containing protein — protein MNATRWGLAAGIVIGLIIAFGSFTQLIVVAFFTLVGGAVGWVLQNRTDVSGFLKQRRR, from the coding sequence ATGAATGCAACACGTTGGGGCCTGGCCGCCGGCATCGTGATCGGCCTGATCATCGCGTTCGGCTCGTTCACCCAGCTGATCGTCGTCGCCTTTTTCACCCTGGTGGGCGGCGCCGTCGGATGGGTGCTGCAGAACCGCACCGATGTGAGCGGGTTCCTCAAGCAACGCCGCAGGTGA
- a CDS encoding DUF2262 domain-containing protein, with the protein MSGDQERLDFEKRHASDAVEITVLTGQHTGGAGKAGGAVLWTASADVLAYRDENGSDVDASGRLSWLATDEQRDTWIHDLKPLTQYVVRARRATPDPAEYAKYGLPVPDLSHHFALDEVVERDVQNRFLLERRDQWVQPVTMSTDIGDFELDRAFGWFSGLIARDDGDISVTLAVDEPAILGAETCRATFGRLHTLVADLAAIDARWRAFAAKKLTDLANDWQDDAQDYEQEDAAPEAPITADTFAQRIRLSELSLDTEGSMTAYYDDDELFWGHAILVEVAADGTPGDATIAG; encoded by the coding sequence ATGTCGGGGGATCAGGAACGTCTGGACTTTGAGAAGCGCCACGCGTCGGACGCGGTGGAGATCACCGTCCTCACCGGTCAGCACACCGGTGGGGCGGGGAAAGCCGGTGGCGCGGTTCTCTGGACGGCCTCAGCCGACGTGCTGGCCTACCGTGACGAAAACGGCTCGGATGTGGACGCATCAGGGCGCTTGTCGTGGCTCGCGACCGACGAGCAGCGCGATACGTGGATTCACGACCTCAAGCCGCTGACCCAATACGTGGTCAGGGCGCGCCGCGCGACCCCGGATCCTGCCGAGTACGCCAAGTACGGGCTGCCCGTCCCCGATCTCTCGCACCACTTCGCCCTCGACGAGGTGGTGGAACGGGACGTGCAGAACCGCTTCCTCCTCGAGCGGAGGGACCAGTGGGTCCAGCCCGTCACCATGTCCACCGACATCGGCGATTTCGAGCTCGATCGCGCCTTCGGATGGTTTTCGGGCCTGATCGCGCGAGACGACGGCGACATCTCAGTGACGCTCGCCGTCGACGAGCCCGCCATCCTGGGCGCCGAGACCTGCCGGGCGACATTCGGCCGCCTGCACACGCTGGTCGCGGACCTGGCAGCCATCGACGCACGGTGGCGGGCGTTCGCCGCGAAGAAGCTCACCGACCTGGCCAACGATTGGCAGGACGATGCGCAGGACTACGAGCAGGAAGACGCCGCGCCCGAAGCTCCGATCACCGCCGACACCTTCGCTCAGCGCATCCGCCTCAGCGAGCTCTCCCTCGACACGGAGGGTTCGATGACCGCCTACTACGACGATGACGAGCTGTTCTGGGGCCACGCGATCCTCGTCGAGGTGGCAGCCGACGGCACCCCCGGCGACGCGACCATCGCCGGTTAA
- a CDS encoding sugar ABC transporter permease, translating to MTTATPRRFGFGARLSRWDLKLSPYLYISPFFLLFLVVGLFPIAYTAVISFMDWDQVRGKGTWIGFDQYAYVLGQPKFWIALRNTFSIFLLSSVPQMVFAVFLAALLDQNLRAKTFWRMGVLLPYVVAPVAVALIFSNLFGDRYGLVNTALQGIGLEPIPWHTNAFASHIAIATMVNFRWTGYNTLILLAAMQAIPRDYYEAATVDGAGRFRQFFAITLPSLRPTLIFVVITSTIGGLQIFDEPRMYDQYGTGGSNSQWLTISLYLYNIGWGEWNFGRAAALAWLLFLIVLVIGAINMLITRALVRTDGDQR from the coding sequence ATGACCACTGCCACGCCGCGGCGTTTCGGCTTCGGGGCGCGCCTCTCGCGCTGGGATCTGAAGCTCTCGCCCTACCTCTACATTTCGCCGTTCTTCCTGCTGTTCCTCGTCGTGGGGCTTTTCCCCATCGCCTACACGGCGGTCATCTCGTTCATGGACTGGGACCAGGTCCGCGGCAAAGGGACCTGGATCGGATTCGACCAGTATGCCTACGTGCTGGGCCAGCCGAAGTTTTGGATCGCCCTCCGCAACACGTTCAGCATCTTCCTGCTCTCCAGCGTTCCTCAGATGGTGTTCGCGGTGTTCCTCGCCGCGCTCCTGGACCAGAACCTGCGCGCGAAGACCTTCTGGCGCATGGGCGTGCTGCTGCCGTACGTCGTCGCGCCCGTCGCCGTCGCGCTCATCTTCTCGAATCTGTTCGGTGACCGGTACGGCCTCGTCAACACCGCGCTGCAGGGCATCGGCCTGGAGCCGATCCCGTGGCACACCAACGCTTTCGCCAGTCACATCGCGATCGCCACGATGGTGAACTTCCGCTGGACGGGCTACAACACGCTGATCCTCCTGGCCGCCATGCAGGCGATCCCTCGCGATTACTACGAGGCCGCGACGGTGGACGGCGCGGGCCGGTTCCGCCAGTTCTTCGCCATCACGCTGCCGAGTCTGCGTCCGACGCTCATCTTCGTCGTCATCACCTCCACCATCGGCGGTCTGCAGATCTTCGACGAGCCCCGGATGTACGACCAGTACGGGACCGGAGGGTCCAACAGCCAGTGGCTGACCATCTCCCTGTACCTCTACAACATCGGCTGGGGCGAATGGAACTTCGGACGCGCGGCCGCTCTGGCCTGGCTCCTGTTCCTCATCGTGCTCGTCATCGGCGCGATCAACATGCTCATCACCCGCGCCCTGGTGCGCACGGACGGAGACCAGCGATGA
- a CDS encoding MarR family winged helix-turn-helix transcriptional regulator, protein MVTPEKEHAEHDAAVARIQTGLTTVSRRGSARLRRSNQTLSPVDHSMLEYIRSHPGCRAVDMATHFELNRSTVSRQLAALTRMGLMAVVDPESTARSQALRLTPEGEAALETSARLLNEVMIERLADWSNEDLEAFAEMLDRFNAAMGEN, encoded by the coding sequence ATGGTGACACCGGAGAAGGAGCATGCCGAGCACGACGCCGCCGTGGCCCGTATTCAGACGGGCCTGACCACGGTCAGCAGGCGGGGGAGTGCCCGCTTGAGGCGCTCCAACCAGACGCTCTCGCCGGTGGACCATTCCATGCTGGAGTACATCCGTTCCCACCCCGGGTGCCGGGCCGTGGACATGGCCACGCATTTCGAACTCAACCGCTCCACGGTGTCCCGGCAGCTCGCGGCGCTCACCCGTATGGGCCTCATGGCCGTGGTGGATCCGGAGTCCACGGCACGCAGCCAGGCCCTGCGGCTCACCCCGGAGGGCGAGGCGGCGCTGGAGACCTCGGCCCGCCTGCTCAATGAAGTCATGATCGAACGGCTCGCCGACTGGTCCAACGAGGACCTGGAGGCGTTCGCCGAGATGCTGGACCGCTTCAACGCCGCCATGGGGGAGAACTAG
- a CDS encoding D-TA family PLP-dependent enzyme, translating to MHSIPDEIETPAILIERDILHRNIERMASRVRERGLALRPHVKTHKIPQIAALQLEAGAVGLTVATIGEAEVFADHGATDLFIAYPLWLSAAKAERLTALSKRARIAFGTDSVEAIREAGRLFGPASADFGVLVEIDSGHHRSGVRPEDAAAIADAARDAGFRVAGVFTFPGHSYAPGMPRTAVDQEGAALDQAAVALREAGHDVEVLSGGSTPTALLTGDSVATELRPGVYVFGDAQQLELGRCAPEDVSLSVAATVVSRHEGSEDMPRRIVLDAGSKMLGGDRPAWASGFARVQEEPDARVSALSEHHATVLWPEDAPLPALGSRLRLIPNHVCVAVNLVDEVTVVSDGAVVERWEIAARGRNA from the coding sequence ATGCACAGCATCCCGGACGAGATCGAGACCCCTGCCATCCTGATCGAGCGGGACATTCTGCACCGCAACATCGAGCGCATGGCCTCGCGGGTGCGGGAACGGGGTCTGGCGCTCCGGCCTCATGTGAAGACGCACAAGATCCCCCAGATCGCGGCGCTTCAGCTCGAGGCGGGAGCGGTGGGCCTGACGGTCGCGACGATCGGCGAGGCGGAGGTCTTCGCCGACCACGGAGCCACCGACCTGTTCATCGCCTACCCCCTGTGGCTCAGCGCGGCGAAGGCGGAGCGTCTCACGGCTCTCTCGAAGCGGGCACGGATCGCCTTCGGCACGGATTCCGTCGAGGCCATCCGGGAGGCCGGCCGGCTGTTCGGTCCGGCATCCGCGGACTTCGGCGTGCTGGTCGAGATCGACAGCGGGCATCACCGCAGCGGCGTGCGGCCCGAGGACGCGGCCGCGATCGCCGACGCCGCCCGCGACGCCGGCTTCCGCGTCGCCGGCGTCTTCACGTTCCCGGGTCACAGCTACGCCCCGGGCATGCCCCGTACCGCGGTGGACCAGGAGGGAGCGGCCCTGGACCAGGCCGCCGTCGCGCTCCGGGAGGCCGGGCACGACGTCGAGGTCCTCAGCGGAGGCTCGACGCCGACGGCGCTGCTCACCGGCGACTCGGTCGCCACGGAGCTGCGGCCGGGTGTCTACGTGTTCGGGGACGCTCAGCAGCTCGAGCTCGGGCGGTGCGCCCCGGAGGACGTGTCCCTCAGCGTGGCAGCGACCGTGGTCAGCCGCCACGAAGGGTCCGAGGACATGCCGCGCCGGATCGTGCTCGACGCCGGCAGCAAGATGCTCGGCGGCGACCGCCCCGCCTGGGCGAGCGGCTTCGCCCGGGTCCAGGAGGAGCCCGACGCTCGGGTCAGCGCCCTGTCCGAGCATCACGCGACGGTCCTGTGGCCCGAGGACGCACCGCTGCCCGCGCTGGGCAGCAGGCTGCGCCTCATCCCCAATCACGTCTGCGTCGCGGTGAACCTGGTGGACGAGGTCACCGTGGTGTCCGACGGCGCCGTCGTGGAGCGCTGGGAGATCGCGGCACGAGGCCGCAACGCCTGA
- a CDS encoding LacI family DNA-binding transcriptional regulator, giving the protein MQENGAGVDPRESAARPTLEEVAAAAGVSRSTVSRVVNGSTAVSPEALEAVGAAIERLGYVPNRAARSLATRQTHAIALVVPEDTTRFFGDPFFAAVVAGISDRIARSDYVLNLLVASDDPDGRVTGFVRNGGVDGAIVLSYHTSDAFIDSIVEAVPVVFGGRPWAERESDYVVDVDNVTGARYAADHLISTGRTRIATITGSLSMGAAEDRLQGFRKALLDAGLEPFAEVPGDYFEADGVRAARELLARAAEPGGRLPDAIFAANDLMARGALETLTAEGIRVPEDVAIVGYDDSPVAVSTTPPLTTIRQPLHALGEATAGVLIDLLTGATPPRRTVLETELVVRGSA; this is encoded by the coding sequence ATGCAGGAGAACGGAGCAGGGGTGGACCCGAGGGAAAGTGCAGCCCGGCCGACGCTGGAAGAGGTGGCGGCCGCCGCCGGCGTGTCCCGATCCACGGTGTCACGGGTGGTGAACGGTTCCACCGCGGTGAGCCCTGAGGCCCTGGAGGCCGTGGGCGCCGCCATCGAACGGCTCGGCTACGTGCCGAATCGCGCCGCCCGCTCCCTGGCCACCCGCCAGACCCATGCGATCGCCCTGGTCGTCCCGGAGGACACCACCCGCTTCTTCGGAGACCCGTTCTTCGCAGCCGTCGTGGCCGGGATCAGCGACCGGATCGCCCGTTCGGACTATGTCCTGAACCTGCTGGTGGCCAGTGATGATCCGGATGGGCGGGTCACCGGCTTCGTCCGCAACGGCGGCGTGGACGGGGCGATCGTCCTCTCGTATCACACGAGCGATGCCTTCATCGACAGCATCGTCGAGGCCGTTCCCGTGGTCTTCGGCGGCCGCCCGTGGGCCGAGCGGGAGAGCGATTACGTCGTCGACGTCGACAATGTCACCGGCGCGCGGTACGCGGCCGACCACCTGATCAGCACGGGACGCACCAGGATCGCGACCATCACCGGTTCCCTGTCGATGGGGGCCGCGGAGGACCGGCTCCAGGGATTCCGCAAGGCGCTCCTCGACGCCGGGCTGGAACCCTTCGCGGAAGTCCCCGGCGACTACTTCGAGGCCGACGGTGTCCGGGCCGCACGCGAGCTGCTCGCCCGGGCCGCGGAACCGGGCGGGCGGCTGCCCGATGCGATCTTCGCGGCGAACGACCTCATGGCCCGCGGCGCGCTGGAGACCCTCACCGCGGAAGGGATCAGGGTTCCGGAGGACGTCGCGATCGTCGGATATGACGACTCCCCGGTCGCGGTCTCCACGACCCCGCCTCTCACCACGATCCGTCAGCCGCTCCATGCGCTGGGCGAGGCGACGGCCGGCGTCCTCATCGACCTGCTCACCGGGGCCACTCCGCCTCGCCGGACGGTCCTGGAGACCGAGCTCGTGGTGCGCGGATCCGCCTGA
- a CDS encoding carbohydrate ABC transporter permease, producing MTTATRTTARDRSTTTAPTSPASPRTRRVRGTRPGWFVYGCLGLVLAGSVFPFYWSFLIGSGDAYTLRDPHMSWIPGGNFIANALTVVNDPALNFWKALWNSVFTSALIALSVVFFSTLAGWAFAKLRFRGRGWLLAFVVGTMAVPTQLGVVPLYVLFNELGWTGKTGAIIVPALVSAFGVFWMTQYLQQAVPDELIEAARMDGASSFRTFWTIGLPAARPAASMLGLFTFVSAWNNFFWPFIVLDRQDPTLPVALSLLQSNHFVDYSIVLAGVLLSTIPLLILFAGAGKQLVSGIMQGAVKG from the coding sequence ATGACCACCGCAACGCGCACCACCGCCCGCGACCGCAGCACGACGACGGCGCCCACATCGCCCGCCTCGCCACGCACCCGACGCGTCCGCGGCACCCGTCCCGGATGGTTCGTGTACGGGTGTCTCGGCCTCGTGCTGGCCGGGAGCGTCTTCCCGTTCTACTGGTCGTTCCTGATCGGTTCGGGGGACGCCTACACGCTCCGGGACCCCCACATGTCCTGGATCCCCGGCGGCAATTTCATCGCCAATGCCCTGACCGTGGTCAACGACCCCGCCTTGAACTTCTGGAAGGCCCTGTGGAACTCGGTCTTCACCTCGGCGCTGATCGCGCTCTCCGTGGTGTTCTTCTCCACGCTCGCCGGCTGGGCGTTCGCCAAGCTCCGCTTCCGCGGGCGTGGCTGGCTGCTCGCGTTCGTCGTCGGGACCATGGCGGTGCCGACCCAGCTGGGTGTCGTCCCGCTGTACGTGCTCTTCAATGAGCTCGGCTGGACGGGGAAGACGGGCGCCATCATCGTCCCCGCGCTCGTGAGCGCGTTCGGGGTGTTCTGGATGACCCAGTATCTGCAGCAGGCGGTGCCCGATGAGCTGATCGAGGCGGCCCGGATGGACGGGGCCAGTTCCTTCCGCACCTTCTGGACCATCGGCCTGCCGGCGGCCCGTCCCGCGGCGTCGATGCTCGGGCTGTTCACCTTCGTCTCGGCCTGGAACAACTTCTTCTGGCCGTTCATCGTGCTCGACCGGCAGGACCCGACCCTTCCGGTGGCCCTGTCACTGCTCCAGTCCAACCATTTCGTCGACTACTCGATCGTGCTCGCAGGTGTGCTGCTGTCGACCATCCCGTTGCTGATCCTGTTCGCCGGAGCAGGAAAGCAACTGGTCAGCGGCATCATGCAGGGCGCGGTGAAAGGATGA
- a CDS encoding aspartate/glutamate racemase family protein, whose translation MTVETFTGAEVLHRPVGIFDAGIGSYDLVRRIRAAYPRQDVLYLADRASFPYGAKSEEALLASVGRAAQALESLGAASIILASNAPSVTVLEPLRAQVSVPVLGVVPPVRSALASLPGESTLMVAGASVLIQSDALAQLIENAVGLEAHRVHAVAADDLIGLVESGAFLDFANVEQPIAAFIAALRAQHGRLGGLSLSSTHLPWLAPAIARVAPSLPLFDPADQVVADFAPLATPGSGRLVCIATASEEHPLDEFQSMLTRLRLDITPALIEL comes from the coding sequence ATGACGGTGGAGACCTTCACCGGTGCGGAGGTGCTGCACCGCCCCGTCGGCATCTTCGACGCGGGAATCGGCAGCTACGACCTGGTGCGCCGCATCCGCGCCGCGTATCCCCGGCAGGACGTGCTGTATCTCGCCGACCGCGCGAGTTTCCCGTATGGGGCCAAGAGCGAAGAGGCCCTGCTGGCCAGCGTCGGCAGGGCGGCCCAGGCGCTCGAATCCCTGGGCGCGGCCTCGATCATTCTCGCCTCCAACGCGCCGAGCGTGACGGTCCTCGAACCACTGCGCGCCCAGGTCAGCGTGCCGGTGCTCGGTGTGGTGCCTCCCGTGCGCTCGGCGCTGGCCTCGCTCCCCGGCGAAAGCACCCTCATGGTCGCCGGCGCGAGCGTCCTGATCCAGAGTGACGCGCTCGCGCAGCTCATCGAGAACGCCGTGGGCCTGGAGGCACACCGCGTGCACGCCGTGGCCGCCGACGACCTCATCGGGCTGGTCGAGTCAGGGGCTTTCCTCGACTTCGCGAACGTCGAGCAGCCGATCGCCGCCTTCATCGCGGCGCTGCGCGCACAGCACGGGCGGCTGGGTGGGCTGTCCCTCTCCAGCACGCACTTGCCGTGGCTGGCTCCCGCGATCGCGCGGGTGGCGCCAAGCCTGCCCCTCTTTGATCCTGCGGATCAGGTCGTGGCCGACTTCGCTCCACTGGCCACGCCCGGATCCGGGCGGCTCGTCTGCATCGCCACGGCCTCCGAGGAGCACCCCCTCGACGAGTTCCAGTCGATGCTGACGAGACTGCGCCTCGACATCACTCCAGCGCTCATCGAGCTCTGA
- a CDS encoding RNA polymerase sigma-70 factor: protein MSSPGALDSADPFVTHRSLLFTVAYEMLGSAADAEDLVQEAWLRWAGLDPEARAEVRDPRAYLVRTVTRLALNQLRTLARRREDYIGEWLPEPVLTVPDVADDVELAESVSIAMLTVLESLAPVERAVFVLREVFDTPYEEIAQAVDKSPAAVRQIVSRARSHVAARRPRVHVDRGEQRQVVERFLAAVSTGDVQGLMDVLAPDVVLIADGGGLAQAVRVPVLGLKKVVNLLKSFPQAAVNPRSAVLWLNGLPGLRIDDEVAGPTLISVAVEDGRITRIFAMRNPQKLGAVEDETRLTR from the coding sequence ATGAGCAGCCCCGGCGCCCTCGACAGCGCGGACCCGTTCGTCACCCACCGCAGCCTGCTCTTCACCGTGGCCTACGAGATGCTCGGCTCCGCAGCGGACGCCGAGGATCTGGTGCAGGAGGCCTGGCTGCGGTGGGCCGGGCTGGACCCGGAGGCCCGCGCCGAGGTGCGCGATCCCCGCGCCTACCTGGTCCGGACGGTCACGCGCCTGGCGCTCAACCAGCTCCGGACCCTGGCGCGGCGGCGGGAGGACTACATCGGGGAATGGCTCCCCGAGCCGGTGCTCACCGTGCCGGATGTGGCCGACGACGTCGAGCTGGCCGAGAGCGTCTCAATCGCCATGCTGACGGTGCTGGAGTCGCTGGCGCCGGTGGAGCGCGCGGTGTTCGTGCTGCGCGAGGTGTTCGACACCCCGTACGAGGAGATCGCCCAGGCGGTGGACAAGTCGCCGGCCGCGGTGCGGCAGATCGTCAGCCGCGCCCGCTCCCACGTGGCCGCGCGGCGTCCTCGCGTCCACGTCGACCGCGGCGAGCAGCGACAGGTCGTGGAACGGTTCCTGGCGGCGGTGAGCACCGGCGATGTGCAGGGGCTCATGGACGTCCTGGCGCCCGACGTCGTGCTGATCGCCGACGGCGGCGGCCTGGCTCAGGCGGTCAGGGTGCCGGTCCTCGGCCTGAAGAAGGTCGTCAACCTGCTCAAGTCCTTCCCGCAGGCGGCGGTGAATCCGCGCAGTGCGGTGCTGTGGCTCAACGGCCTGCCGGGTCTGCGCATCGACGACGAAGTGGCGGGCCCCACGCTCATCAGCGTGGCGGTCGAGGACGGCCGGATCACCCGGATCTTCGCGATGCGGAACCCGCAGAAGCTCGGCGCCGTGGAGGATGAGACCCGGCTGACGCGCTGA
- a CDS encoding carboxymuconolactone decarboxylase family protein yields the protein MTTRIPATEITGLYGALVKKFSAKMFGRVPESLGVMWHSPGVLKASMGFGQKLQKWNHCDESLKSYAHMAVASYIGCSWCLDYNYFMAYNQGLDLEKARQIPCWRDSDVFTPLERDVLEYAEATTSTPVTVTDELSARLLKALGAPALVELTSVIGFANLTTRGNVAMGIESEGFAEACELKPLAARSGHGVA from the coding sequence ATGACCACCCGCATCCCCGCCACCGAGATCACCGGCCTCTACGGAGCGCTGGTCAAGAAGTTCAGCGCCAAGATGTTCGGTCGCGTCCCGGAATCCCTGGGCGTCATGTGGCACAGCCCGGGCGTCCTGAAGGCCTCGATGGGCTTCGGGCAGAAGCTGCAGAAGTGGAACCACTGCGACGAATCGCTGAAGTCCTACGCCCACATGGCCGTGGCGTCGTACATCGGCTGCAGCTGGTGCCTCGACTACAACTACTTCATGGCCTACAACCAGGGCCTCGACCTGGAGAAGGCGCGCCAGATCCCCTGCTGGCGGGACTCCGACGTCTTCACGCCCCTGGAGCGCGACGTCCTCGAGTACGCCGAGGCCACGACCAGCACCCCGGTCACCGTGACCGACGAGCTCTCGGCACGGCTGCTGAAGGCGCTCGGGGCGCCGGCGCTCGTGGAGCTGACCAGCGTCATCGGCTTCGCGAACCTCACGACCCGCGGCAACGTGGCGATGGGCATCGAGTCCGAAGGCTTCGCCGAGGCCTGCGAACTGAAACCCCTCGCGGCGCGCAGCGGCCACGGGGTAGCCTGA
- a CDS encoding Asp23/Gls24 family envelope stress response protein, translating into MSQNVSPVVKPTGEEAERQAKREAAQQHEQQQETRLTGPLHTDHGKTTIEDRVVQKIASIAAREVPGVYAMGNAARRTFNSIAERIPGASANTAGGVNVEKGEQQAAIDVTIVVEYGFSIVEVSQDIRANIISAVERATGLEVIEVNVDVSDVHLPEDDDDTSSDSGRDDLK; encoded by the coding sequence ATGTCGCAGAATGTCAGCCCCGTCGTGAAGCCCACCGGTGAGGAAGCGGAACGCCAGGCGAAGCGCGAAGCAGCGCAGCAGCACGAGCAGCAGCAGGAGACCCGCCTCACGGGCCCGCTGCACACCGACCACGGCAAGACCACCATCGAAGATCGCGTGGTCCAGAAGATCGCCTCGATCGCAGCGCGCGAGGTCCCCGGCGTCTACGCCATGGGCAATGCGGCCCGCCGGACGTTCAACTCCATCGCGGAGCGCATCCCGGGCGCGTCGGCCAACACCGCCGGCGGCGTGAACGTGGAGAAGGGCGAGCAGCAGGCCGCCATCGACGTGACCATCGTCGTCGAGTACGGCTTCTCCATCGTGGAGGTCTCCCAGGACATCCGCGCGAACATCATCTCCGCCGTGGAGCGCGCCACGGGCCTCGAGGTCATCGAGGTCAACGTGGACGTCTCCGACGTGCACCTGCCCGAGGACGACGACGACACCTCGTCCGACTCCGGGCGTGACGATCTGAAGTGA